DNA from Manduca sexta isolate Smith_Timp_Sample1 chromosome 6, JHU_Msex_v1.0, whole genome shotgun sequence:
aaggcctaatccttctcagtagtagagtaggcccgtgcccagctgtgtgacagtatattattttatatttgtatatagaataaaaatcatCTACATAACTGCAAAAACCTTTTCATTTTACACGTAATACACATAAATCACCACTTCCAGACGGCTTAAGCTCCAATCGATCATGGAATGCAGGTGTCAGTAAAGCCTTTCCGGTGCCAGAATTGTGCTGCCGTAAGGCCTCCGCTGCTGCAGCCGATAGAGAAATTTATAGCTTATTAAGAgattaatattcaatttcaatgtgaatttaaaattctaataacgATATTAAATCCATTTTATCGATTAAATCGGAACTCGAAAGTGCTTTAAATGAAATTGATGCTTGAGTTTAAGCAAATAGGGTACCATTTGCATTTTTATGATAACTTGGTAAtcggtttgtttttttttattcgttatatgtatttttcaacTTATCATGTTGTTATGTCCgcatatttgttttagttttaaacgGTTATTCAGAAAGAAACACAGAAATTAAGTTAAAAACGTAAACGTAGCCTTTCAAGTAAtcgaatatatttctaaaatatgttttttttcttcgtgAATGTTTTGGTATACACACTTAGTTTTTCTATGAATACTTCATACCCGATACTAAGTTTAAAAATACGTTCCGTATAACAAATACTCTGATTCGACATAGGttgtataacaattatatttactttacacTTTAGAGCGGgtgtgaaaattaaattatagagtTGCACGGGGCATAGACAACAAAACTTTCTCCGTACGAGTTTACGCGTTCACGGCAAGCGAAGCATTGtgtttatggttttttttttttttataacttacgAAGGTAGATATGCTGACTGCCCACATGGTGGTCGGTGGTTACTGTCGCCTGTGGACAATAGcaatgcaataattttataatataaatgcttaTTTCTTTATTGGTTTGTTAATTAATGCAGCAAAGGAACAACAATATATGAATCTAACTAGTTTAGACGCGCGACTACGGGTGAAAGATTTTTTCCGGGTTAAAAGTATTGATACATATTTAcccggaataaaaaaaatttctaGGGTTCCAACTATCTCCgaaacaaattttatcaaacctgttcagtagtttttgggATTATCGCGTTCAGTTAGACGGACAACGGCGCAGACTTTGTGTAATAACATGTAGTGATATAAGGAATAAAGGTACTTATATGACTTTTTGCTTAAAAATAGTCTGTACGGGAAGGTAGGCATTACTACGTAACGTAACAGACACACAGCTACTGACAAAaccaaagttaataaataaaagaaatattctcAGAATAGTGAAAACTATCAAGTTATATGAattgaaatgaaaacaaatgGATAGTAGAAAACCATAATTATGAATCAATGTAACTTTTGACCAAAAAATACCTTGTTTTAGCGACAATTTTATGACATCGTTCTTTGTTAATCATGTGTTCAATAATAGataacgcattttttttattttcaataattcagAACTGTGTTGTAGAATTTAAAACAcgctctatataatatttattttagataattattcTTACCTATCGTCTACTATCAATGTAGGTCGAATTTGATAGagatatttaattcaatatatttctttgtcTATTTGAAATACCGGGAAATAGTCACTTGATAGCTTTCTCCTTCTATCCATAAGTTTCAAATGAACCTACATCTTAGAAAGTGAATTTACTACTGGCCTCAGTGTTAGATAATGTTGGTTAGTCTATTATGTTTATaacactaggttttgctcgcgccTTTGCAtggacaaaataattttaatgaaaatttgtCATCATACAAAATATGATCTATTGGTTAAATATTTCTCTGAATAGGGACATAAATTCGGCCATCTTTTACGCTCGAATTCACTAAGTTTAACTATTGATTTGGAATCTACGTGCGTAAAAAACGGTTTAAAgcatgtgatttttttttgttttcagtaaTCTGTATTAGAAATCTTTTGAATCATGTAGAAGATACCACTccaaaacataacataaaacgCAGCGCAAGAACTTCTCTTGGTGGTACTAACTTAATATTTCAACTTCGCCGGTTCGAAAATAgagttttgttttcaatttataatcgataaattaaattaatttacaccaTAGCCTGAAAACACGTAGTAATCTTATCACGTCATATCGCACAATATTTGTTTCTAATTGGCACCAGACGCACGAAACACGTTATCTGGactcattttgtttataactttGTTACGAATCGGGCTAGTTTTCAAGACGccaaaattattgaaatgtagTGTGAGTTGAATTAGAGGACTCTTCGGATTATATAAGTGTACGAAAAACCCTGTGGCAGTGttagtttgatataaaaaagaatattaaataaaaagaactgaaagtgataataaagaaaaacaacgtAGAAATGgctaaaattaacaaaaattaacatgcatttttaaaataattgacaaaaaaGGGTGAAAAAGGAAAACCGAATTCAGAAAAAGGACACGAGATATTTAGTGActagtgtatttaaaaaaataagttacaaaaaaaaagaaaaacgtaattaaaaaaagcaaGACATTTAGTGAAAACTGACAAATTGTGAATAAAACGATACTGGcactaataaaaatcaaaaaatgcCATCGGTATTGGAAGTAGGGCCATTCAGCCAGCCCGAGTGGAGCGACTCGAGCGATTCCACTGAACCGGGCCCACTGCCACAGCTCGGGTATTTCGTACCAGTGCGATGTAGGTGTGAACGGAGGAGTCACCATGTGTGTCGGAGAAGCAGAAGGTAAAGACTTAAAAGAATTATATTGCGAAACTACATTATATGTAATGTTATTTCATAGGTTGTAATTTGTTGTCGATTAAAACTTTTGATCATACTTATAAGCAGCTTACCCTAGTTTTTATGACATTATACCCGCTATGCGGGGCAAGAATAGTGTGCAACAGTGCCTTTCATTTTGGATTTGATCATTGTTCCCAAGAACCTATACCTGGTATTCGTTTCTAAGATCTAAGTAGAATAATATGACTAAGATTAGGATTGAGGCATctaaatgtataaaaagaagtcaaatatataacattgttccaaatttcataaatgtcTTGTATTTTAAATGCTAACAGAAAGATCAGTAATTTCAAATTGACTTTACCTTTTCTATAGTTAAAGTCACTTTTCTATTTTCTGTGACTTATTTTCACTATTTTATTCCAGAGAATCTCCCCGGTCGCGACGCTCCGTATCACAATGCTCGTGCAACAGCATGTCCCGAAGGTCCTCAGCGGCGGCGTCTCCGATGCCGATGCAGCTGCCGCCACTCAACAACACCGTCGAGATGTACGTCGAGCCGGTTGTCGAGGATGTGAGTATCATGATGCTTGTATTTTTTAACACCAACACGACTTACTGACCCCACTCCACATGTTTATAAGTGGGGTCCAGGTAGAATATCGAGTGATGAGAGTTGATTACTACTCGCAAATCTACACAATTATTGCCTGTTGTTAACTGGATGTACACAGTCTGATTCCGAAACACGACAGGCGGATTTTagaccttgtgtacggtggtcgctatccgataggatacaaatatcttaccatCAGCTTCGTTAGTTATATCATATAAGAAATTTTCATTGGCTgggtgtttggatgtttgttatagTATATAGGAAAAGCATGGTTacctaacaataacaatttataaagtttCACTACGCctatttttctataaatcatAAAGCCAAAAAAAAACGGACTATTGCCTACTGTGTctcataatacatatttttaatatccaaaGTAAACTTATTTAACGTATGACTTCAGTAATGCAAAATTTAACCTTAGCGTTAAAACATCACTCGTATAAAAACATCAACCAGAAGATCGATATTACTTCTGCTAATGGGGTACGCGACTTCTTTGAGTGCTGAGATAATTCCGTAAATAAATACACCGACAGATTTtacatatactttattttacacGTGATGGATAACGATGAATTTGAGTTCTGATGTTTCTTTCacttctgaaaataaaaaagagaaattTCTTATACTTTTGTACATGTAAGGCTAGATCATTATGTAGAGGCTCTAagtatttttgatatataatagAGGCCAAAACCCTGTTATACAACCTTTCGTAAACTAGACAGTTAATATAATTGACCCTTTAATTGAAAACGTAGTTGACTGTGAGACTTCTGTATTTGGTCGCTTTATACTTAAATACTCAGAATCGGCGGAACAGGCGTTAAACAAAGCGTTTATTTGCAGCTTTTTCAATCTCTCATTGAGTATTCACAACTACAATTTCTCTTCAGATATTCCTGGTCtcagtacatattttatgagaGTTATTTAGGCGACATGAACTGTGAATGCTGAATATTTAACGGCGTCACACTGGCCCATTTTCTCTGCAAGTCTGGAAATAGTTACCTCGATGCCACTACATTTCTCTTCACCCGCTGAGCGATAATATCTCAAACCATTTTTAACTCCAATAAATTTTCAAACCCTGATACCAATATAATACTGGTTATTTACCGCCGactttaaattatactaatcGCTTCATTCGATCCAACGTGataatggatcaatcagaagaTTTTTTGTTAACATGCTAACAAATGAATTAACCAATCAGACGTAAGTATTTTGACATCCTTACAAATGAATAACTTTGATTGGGTATGAGGATCAGACAGAAGATTATGATTGGGGATCGTATATTGAACACGGTCGTTAGGTTTATCCTCAAAACTACAATGCTTAAACGCCATGAACAAATTAGACTAAACGTTATTAACTCGAAGGATTTAGAGATTTAGTAACACGCAAAAAGTGCCCTTAATTGAGAGATTTCCAATCCCGGGGGACGCTATGGCTATTCTGTGTCCCTCCGCGTTCCAGAGTATGTTGGGGCGATtgctaatttatattattcaattaaacaAAAAGATAGACTTATAGGCGGATTAAATTCCCCTTTAGTCTAAATATTTGTAGATCTAAGAGCAATGTAAAGAGAGATAAAACTTAATAGTTGCATGACGTTACAATAATTGTTTTGGGTTTAGGAATTCTAGAATTAGGAGTCTCTCGGATTATGCGATATACATAACAAAATTCCATATATTTAGTGCGGATGAGGAATTTATAGTAACTGCCAGACTTGTTTAATACTGAACACCGCATACACCTATTTATTGAAGCTCAGAAGTGATGTAGAGCAATGGCTTTGATATGACCATTATAAAACCTGCTAGATTAGTTAACTCAGCCCTTGAggacattttatatattaaacggCGTTCACTTCTTAGAGCAAACTCAAATTTATCAATCCCTTTAACGAAAGGTTGATGTAATTAACATATAATACAATTGGATTCATACATAAAATAAGAGCGTCTTAAAGTCCTCATACATCGAATTGTTCGTGTTTGTATTTGTCCAGCACCTTTCTCATGGACTTGGCTATCTGCTCCGGTCTACTGTAGAAGTATTTGTGCTGGTTGCTCCCTTCTTCGTTGTATATGTCTTTGTCGACTAAACCTTTTGGTGAGAGGAACAGGATTCTGGAaattttaaggttatttttttatgtagatcTTACGTTAGGTTTTGTAGTTATCATTAATCTTCATAGTTAGATAATGAAGTGAGTTTCCTATCTTGTATGGCTTACACCCCGGTCTTTGAAAATAGTAGCTGCTTCATCACTTGTTATCAAATTTTGACCGTGCTGCATCATACTTCAGGATTAAATTCAGTCCcttaaaaaattatgattagTATAATATGctctatttagttttttttccgtcgattggtttaaaaaaataagcattatGTGCTGCATGTAAGTCTCTATATTAACCAAAGTAATCGTAGATCGTGGATCTAGTTTGCAGAAGGCGTAATATACTGGCGAGATTTGTTATCCAATACTTAAATTATTGATTCCGTTTTCAACGATTTAATACAACTCAGAGTTTGTTTACGGTATTATGTAAACAAAGCAAATGTAGAGCTAAACTAAGTCTTTTGTGCCTGCAAATTGACTCCATATTCGCATACATCACACCAAAGCTTTGAACGGTAAACATTGCTCTTCAGAAATTTGAACAGTAGATAATAAGGCgtgaaattattcatttttataatagttttttttaaatataattcttacCTAGGTATATAAGTACCATCAGGTGCTAACACATTGTTATTCGGCTCTTCCTCATCAACTATATTCACCATAACAAAGTGTTTGCTCAAAGTTTGTATCTCGGTAGAGCTCGCGAACTGCGGCTTCAGTTTCTTACACGCCGAGCACCAGGACTTGTGTATTATCACCATCAGAGGCTTCCTGTGGCTCATGGCCATCTGCAGACCTGACTCCAAGGAGCCCGCCCAGACGTATTTCTTTCCAAACCCATTGTCCTTGCCTGAAGCATCGCACCGCACTCTGTTACACAGTAATGCGAATAACGCTTTGGCCACAGTACCGGCCATGATTAAAAATGGTTATTGCTCGACCATTGCCGGCAAGTCGGCGGTTAACAtttcaaaaatgtaaattatcttTTCCGTTCAGCCATTTTTGACAAATAGTTTGAATTTGACAGCATGTTTCAAGTACGGTGTGTAGCACCATCTAGCGACTGTGACATGAAACTCGGGGATTGTGGTTCAAATATAGTAAAGCTGCCTGTGTAACTTTGATATGTAATACGTGGATCgaccaatagatggcgctgtctgtcaacacaaattgaattattaaaatagaggTCGTAGTAGATGTGTGGTAGTCAATAtacattctttttaaatattataattagtgaaaataataatttgaaaatcaaGGAGAAGTGGCTATTGCATTTCGTTCGGCTCAGAATGTATCCCGCTTCACATTAGTCAGTCCCTATTCCGTTATTAAAGGAAAGGCATTGCACCAGCGTTTTCCCTTGCGTTGTGGGAGTTCAAAATACTGGTAATGACTTCAATCATGAgacaaatttatttgataagCGACCTTCGTTTATcgctataaaagaaaataaaatccttattgctttatagaaaaaaaattacaataggTAATATTCTGTTTTTCACCGATTagttaaatatgattatttaatagTAGGTATGGATaccgtattattttttatttacagtttacTGTGAATACTGTAAAAGGATACTAAAAATAGGAATAATAACCAATGCAATACGAATATTTTAAACCGTGAACTTGTTCTCGAAGCGAATATTAACTCTATCTAATTTCGTATAGTATACTAAGTAAGTTTACCAAAGCCCCGGTCCCcgaaaaaatattccaaaccaCTGGAGATTTCTCAGGTGGAGCCACATTTGGGGCAATTTTCTAGATAACACGaaactgcatttattttttcattgaatAAAATCCACAGCACTTAATATAAAGTGATAATATCTGATAGACATATCTTAAGCCAATAATGAGTTTACATTTTGCTCActcgttaaaatattataaaaaaaatataagtaatagatAAACAAATATGATTTGTAGAAAACGATGTTTGGATCGTCGCAAAACTTATCCATCAAACCTATACTAatttcagaaactactaaatcgattttgtttgattttccaCTAATATGAGCTACATTACTCATCAGTGTTAAAGAGGCTATTTTTTCCCCCAGAAGAtatgtatcccggaaaaacttttccacACAGTTAGACCCGCAGACAAAATCAATTATAACCCGACTAAATAGAGAAGCCACAACACTGTAGATGCAGTATTTTATCCATTATACCAGTGCTTTTTGTTAGTATTGATTTTGTCTTGTCAATAcgtaataacttttatttgtcCATTGAAGAATCAGACCTGAAATAATCATAAgtgtttactataaaataaattatattaattacaacatATTTTACGTTTAACGAGAAGGGTATAATGACTCCTATTAAATGGACCGCATTCATGTAAACAACGCACATAACTTTTCAAAGTCAACCGCGCGAAACGCAACGCGCGTCTGCGTGCGCGCATGTTTTTCTCTCATTTTCAGTTGTTATTCGTACACTAACTTTCGCGAAAATCGCACCTCTCCGAattcatattcatttataattcacaattaaaatttaacaagtTACATGATCTTGTGTTACAAAATACCTGCCAAGAGTTTAGGACGTTTTCAAATTGATTATttggtattatatatttttaatcttaatctTGCGGTCTATGAAACCTATATCTCTAGCAAGCTTTGTcaccttataaaaatattgcagtcAATAATCATAATCATGACAAGAATAAAATAGGGAAGCTTAACACCATAGCTCATAATCTCCGCGTATTGCTTAAATTAATCTATTAAAGTCACACAAGGGAATATAGAGCAAATAGTGTTACTGTTGCAGATACTACTTTCTTCTAGGCAGAATAGGGATTTATTTGACTGCAAGAAAGATTCGAGCCACCAAgtcaagtaataaaaataaaattccaatgTCTTCGTCACTTATATTACTagaaatcttaataataaaatacttgaatGGGGGCGTTAATTCAATAACATGAGGGGAACAATTTTATTGCCCGTAAATGCATGTCGATACGTCGCGCTCCACGTAACCTATTGGAAAAAGCAGATAAACTATGATAATTAGATGTAATGTGAACATGTTTGCTCTGCGTTCTCCGTCGGAGAGTCACGCATTTGATGCTGTGACAATACTGGTCGCGCGCGTGTAAAAAAACGGGGTGCCTAAAGATTCAATATTTGACTAAATATTCATCTGTTAGCCAAACCTCGTTCactctcaataaaaaaaatactcagtggcttattttttatttttaaaaataagttttactttacgttctaaatttaaatgggAAATGCTAGCTATCATTTAGTTTCCTTTTTCGTGATCGTGTTGTTTTATTCAGCCAGTGACGATGTTTAACATGTACGGAAGCCAAAGTCGGAATAGGAGTTTATACGGGACCATTAGATCTATGGTACCGTCGCGAGGGACCCCCATCATTTCGGGCATGGAAGATATGATGTACGCACCGCCATACTTCTACCACATACCGCCGCCTCCACAACCCTTGAACACTTATCCTGGAAGGAAGAGACGTAAAAGGGTATGTAAAAAGATTTGTAaacatttcttatgttaacaCTTTCCAAAAATTGTCTTTACTGAGAAGCTCATAATTTCTTAATTTGCTTTTATAGTCTTTaacctaattttaaatatatactcagagtattccgtcccgtgatgtaattggaggcgagcctatcgccatatcggttaCAAATTCCGAACTCAGGATTGATACGGAGTATCAGCTGTTATACGTACACTAACTTTCGCGACATTCACACTGTATGCATTAAGATTAGCTTTGGCTCGCGAATCCGCCCGCGT
Protein-coding regions in this window:
- the LOC115452091 gene encoding thioredoxin domain-containing protein 12 isoform X2, which produces MAGTVAKALFALLCNRVRCDASGKDNGFGKKYVWAGSLESGLQMAMSHRKPLMVIIHKSWCSACKKLKPQFASSTEIQTLSKHFVMVNIVDEEEPNNNVLAPDGTYIPRILFLSPKGLVDKDIYNEEGSNQHKYFYSRPEQIAKSMRKVLDKYKHEQFDK
- the LOC115452091 gene encoding thioredoxin domain-containing protein 12 isoform X1; translation: MAGTVAKALFALLCNRVRCDASGKDNGFGKKYVWAGSLESGLQMAMSHRKPLMVIIHKSWCSACKKLKPQFASSTEIQTLSKHFVMVNIVDEEEPNNNVLAPDGTYIPRILFLSPKGLVDKDIYNEEGSNQHKYFYSRPEQIAKSMRKVLDKYKHEQFDV